Proteins found in one Triticum aestivum cultivar Chinese Spring chromosome 4D, IWGSC CS RefSeq v2.1, whole genome shotgun sequence genomic segment:
- the LOC123096520 gene encoding ethanolamine-phosphate cytidylyltransferase has product MDSASSSARTVAACVIGGIVLGASVVALHLGAGPAAPSLPPVEALRRRFRRRHRPVRVYMDGCFDMMHYGHCNALRQARALGDELVVGVVSDDEITANKGPPVTPLHERMKMVRAVKWVDDVIPDAPYAITEDFMNKLFNEYNIDYIIHGDDPCLLPDGTDAYALAKKAGRYKQIKRTEGVSTTDIVGRMLLCVRERPVSDNQSHSSLQRQFSHGHGQNIDDSGFGNGTKISHFLPTSRRIVQFSNGRGPGPDSRVVYIDGAFDLFHAGHVEILRLARGLGDFLLVGIHTDQTISSTRGPHRPIMNLHERSLSVLACRYVDEVIIGAPWHISKDMITTFNISLVVHGTIAENMDYTEDDSNPYAAPIAMGIYHKLDSPLDITTSTIIRRIVSNHEAYQKRNEKKEASEKKYYDSKSFVNGE; this is encoded by the exons ATGGATTCGGCTAGTAGCAGCGCGCGGACGGTGGCGGCGTGCGTGATCGGCGGGATCGTGCTGGGTGCCTCGGTGGTCGCGCTGCACCTCGGCGCTGGCCCCGCGGCCCCGAGTCTGCCACCGGTCGAGGCCCTCCGGCGGcgcttccgccgccgccaccgccccgtgcGGGTCTACATGGACGGCTGCTTCGACATGATGCACTACGGCCACTGCAACGCGCTGCGCCAGGCGCGGGCGCTCGGGGACGagctcgtcgtcggcgtcgtcagTGATGACGAGATCACCGCCAACAAGGGACCCCCCGTCACGCCGCTCCACGAGAG AATGAAAATGGTCCGTGCTGTCAAATGGGTTGACGATGTCATTCCAGATGCACCATATGCCATAACCGAAGATTTCATGAACAAGCTATTCAATGAGTACAATATTGATTACATTATTCATGGTGATGATCCTTGCCTGCTACCAGATGGCACTGACGCATATGCCCTTGCCAAAAAGGCTGGCCGATATAAGCAGATTAAAAGAACCGAAGGAGTGTCAACAACAGACATTGTTG gaagaatGCTTCTTTGTGTTAGAGAGAGACCAGTTTCTGATAATCAGAGCCACTCTTCACTACAAAGACAGTTCAGTCATGGGCATGGTCAGAATATTGATGATAGTGGATTTGGAAATGGAACAAAAATATCTCATTTTCTTCCCACATCTCGGCGGATAGTTCAGTTCTCAAATGGCAGG GGGCCAGGACCAGATTCCCGGGTAGTTTACATTGATGGTGCATTTGATCTGTTCCATGCTGGACATGTCGAG ATATTGCGACTTGCTCGAGGGCTTGGAGATTTCTTGCTTGTGGGCATTCACACAGATCAGACCATAAG TTCAACTCGAGGACCACATCGCCCAATCATGAATCTCCATGAGCGCAGTTTGAGTGTTTTGGCTTGTCGTTATGTTGACGAAGTAATCATTGGTGCTCCGTGGCACATTTCAAAAGACATG ATTACCACTTTTAATATTTCATTGGTTGTTCATGGAACTATAGCTGAGAACATGGACTATACAGAG GATGATTCAAATCCATATGCTGCTCCAATTGCTATGGGCATTTATCATAAACTGGATAGCCCTTTGGACATCACCACTAGTACTATTATAAGGAGAATAGTTTCTAACCATGAAGCCTACCAG AAACGGAATGAGAAGAAGGAAGCCAGCGAGAAGAAGTACTATGACAGTAAAAGCTTTGTCAATGGAGAGTAG